Proteins found in one Geomonas subterranea genomic segment:
- a CDS encoding TAXI family TRAP transporter solute-binding subunit: protein MHSFRNAARLVVLAAAAALLFPSLRAECATIKPFSISSGTTTSSYYAAASAVAKVFNKKSAVYGARLATLASAGSVANIDAVAEGKAAFGIAETELLKRAAQGVRPWEGNAKGQLRAVLGLYPATVTIVAAVDSGIQRIADLKGKRLNIGAPGSIDNTYASALLQMSGLNPAEVITSGHSTAIAPELLQKGDIDAYLCIVGHPNLTVLEASAGKRKVLLVPLEESLIRQVTSNNPLLAPVVIPMRFYPNVQATGTVQSLGVRTVLFTSADQSDDSVYSIVREILGNLDLFRRQHPILQDLTPEQAARVTVIPLHPGAARYFKESGLVP, encoded by the coding sequence ATGCACTCTTTCCGAAATGCCGCACGCCTGGTCGTGCTGGCCGCAGCCGCCGCGCTTCTTTTTCCGTCCCTCCGCGCCGAATGCGCCACAATCAAACCCTTCTCCATCTCCTCGGGCACCACCACCAGTTCCTATTACGCCGCCGCCAGTGCCGTAGCCAAGGTCTTCAACAAGAAGAGCGCGGTCTACGGGGCGAGGCTCGCCACGCTCGCCTCGGCCGGGTCGGTGGCCAACATCGACGCGGTCGCCGAGGGGAAGGCGGCGTTCGGCATAGCCGAGACCGAGCTTTTGAAGCGGGCGGCGCAGGGGGTACGACCCTGGGAGGGGAACGCGAAGGGGCAACTGCGGGCCGTGCTCGGGCTCTACCCGGCAACCGTCACCATCGTTGCCGCGGTGGACAGCGGCATACAGCGCATCGCTGACCTGAAAGGGAAAAGACTTAACATCGGCGCTCCCGGCTCCATTGACAACACCTACGCCAGCGCGCTGTTGCAGATGTCCGGGCTCAACCCCGCGGAGGTGATCACCTCCGGGCACTCTACGGCCATCGCCCCGGAACTGCTGCAAAAAGGGGATATCGACGCCTACCTCTGCATTGTCGGACACCCGAACCTGACGGTGCTGGAGGCGAGTGCCGGGAAACGCAAGGTGCTCCTGGTCCCGCTCGAGGAGAGCTTGATCAGGCAGGTGACAAGCAACAACCCGCTCCTCGCCCCGGTCGTCATCCCCATGCGGTTTTACCCCAACGTGCAGGCGACCGGTACCGTCCAAAGCCTGGGCGTCCGTACCGTCTTGTTCACCTCTGCCGACCAGTCCGACGACTCCGTGTACAGTATCGTGCGCGAGATCCTCGGCAACCTGGACCTGTTCCGGCGCCAGCATCCGATCCTCCAGGATCTGACACCGGAGCAGGCGGCACGAGTGACCGTGATTCCGCTGCATCCGGGAGCGGCACGCTACTTCAAAGAGTCCGGCCTGGTGCCGTAG
- a CDS encoding efflux transporter outer membrane subunit, with product MAQKAADDDPLEPRPSRWLGRPCVRPLPLVPSPPSRSGTFSLAVLLLFLAALPCGCSLKPPYQRPALPVPQHYPGAERDDAAALSLSDWSAFFADPELKRLVTLALERNRDLAMARQKVEEARAMYGIRRADLLPGISAGALAERSRTPADLSLTGAPVTANVFQAGLFLASWELDFWGRVRSLKEAALESYLASLEARRAVQVSLVAQVAQSYLQERELTERVDLAEATIKSRDESFRIARRRFEVGSASKLDAVQAETLLNQARAELAGLMRLRALNLNALALLTGGPVSLVPLPLTVVERDFLAVIAPGLPSDLLLNRPDVIAAEHELKGTNAAIGAARAAFFPAIALTGSFGSASSELSGLFAAGSGTWSFTPAVSLPIFQGGRNVANLELARAREREAVAAYERVLQRAFREVADALAQRHWLAEQVEAQKATLASQTERTRLARLRYDTGAATYLEVLDAERDRFSAQQALVQTRRALLFAGVELYAALGGRGQAAPGEPGGHAGDVRNGEAKP from the coding sequence ATGGCACAGAAGGCAGCAGATGATGACCCGCTGGAACCCCGACCTTCCCGCTGGCTCGGCCGACCTTGCGTCCGGCCGCTCCCCCTTGTTCCGAGCCCCCCCTCACGTTCCGGTACCTTCTCTCTTGCCGTTTTGCTCCTCTTCCTGGCCGCCCTGCCGTGTGGTTGCTCCCTGAAGCCTCCCTACCAGCGCCCGGCGCTGCCGGTGCCGCAGCACTACCCTGGCGCCGAGCGCGACGACGCGGCCGCACTCTCTTTGTCCGACTGGTCCGCCTTCTTCGCCGACCCAGAACTGAAGCGCCTGGTCACCCTTGCCCTGGAGCGGAACCGGGACCTCGCCATGGCGCGCCAAAAGGTCGAGGAGGCCCGCGCGATGTACGGTATCCGCCGTGCCGACCTGCTCCCCGGCATCTCCGCCGGAGCCCTGGCCGAGCGCTCCCGCACCCCGGCGGACCTCTCGCTCACCGGAGCGCCCGTGACGGCCAACGTTTTCCAGGCAGGTCTTTTCCTTGCCAGTTGGGAGCTCGACTTCTGGGGGAGAGTCAGGAGCCTGAAGGAGGCAGCCCTCGAGTCATACCTCGCCAGCCTGGAGGCCAGGCGTGCGGTCCAGGTGAGCCTGGTGGCGCAGGTGGCCCAGAGTTACCTGCAGGAGCGTGAACTCACCGAGCGTGTTGACCTGGCGGAGGCGACCATCAAAAGCCGCGATGAATCCTTCCGTATCGCCCGGCGCCGTTTCGAGGTCGGCTCCGCCTCCAAACTGGACGCGGTGCAGGCGGAAACCCTGCTGAACCAGGCCAGGGCCGAACTCGCGGGGCTCATGCGGCTGCGCGCCCTCAACCTGAACGCGTTGGCGCTTCTCACGGGCGGACCGGTGAGCCTCGTGCCGCTCCCCCTGACCGTGGTGGAACGGGATTTTCTCGCCGTGATCGCGCCCGGGCTCCCCTCGGATCTCCTCCTAAACCGGCCGGACGTGATAGCGGCGGAGCATGAATTGAAGGGAACCAACGCGGCCATAGGCGCCGCGCGCGCAGCCTTTTTCCCGGCCATCGCCCTCACCGGCAGCTTCGGCAGCGCGAGCAGCGAACTTTCCGGGCTCTTCGCCGCCGGAAGCGGCACCTGGAGCTTCACCCCGGCCGTATCCCTACCCATCTTCCAGGGGGGGCGCAACGTGGCCAACCTGGAACTGGCGCGGGCCCGGGAACGGGAGGCCGTCGCAGCCTACGAGCGCGTGCTGCAGCGTGCTTTTCGCGAGGTGGCGGACGCGCTGGCGCAGCGGCACTGGCTGGCCGAGCAGGTCGAGGCGCAGAAGGCGACACTTGCCTCCCAGACCGAGCGGACCCGGCTGGCCCGGCTTCGTTACGACACCGGCGCGGCCACCTATCTCGAGGTGCTCGACGCCGAAAGGGACCGGTTCTCCGCCCAGCAGGCCCTGGTGCAGACCCGCCGCGCCCTGCTCTTTGCCGGGGTCGAGCTTTACGCGGCACTGGGGGGAAGGGGGCAGGCCGCGCCAGGCGAACCAGGCGGCCATGCCGGCGACGTCCGCAACGGGGAGGCCAAGCCATGA
- the adeC gene encoding AdeC/AdeK/OprM family multidrug efflux complex outer membrane factor translates to MTRTIARPIALAAFLFLGGCASMAPTYTKPAPPVAGNWPAGPSYKAEQPAQKPLAEIPWQEFFVEPQLQKLITLALDNNRDLKVAVLNMDRYRALYQIKRADLLPTVTGDGAVSVRKTADDLAQNGNGGVGHSYNVSVGISSYELDLFGRIRSLKDQALEQYLATEQARRSVQITLVSQVANAYLTLGSDLERLQLAKDTLANQQESYRLSKSRFEAGVSSALDLQQAQTSVDSARVDIARYTTLVAQDLNALTLVVGSDVPQDLMPKSLTEALTAVKDVAPGLPSDVLLSRPDILQAEYNLKGANANIGAARAAFFPRIALTTSVGFGSDQLSGLFKGGNLAWSFAPSISVPIFEGGRNKANLEVAKVDRDIAVAQYEKAIQIAFREVADALAQRGTIDEQVAAQQSLTGATAETFRLSQARYQTGIDSYLNVLDAQRSLYVAQQNLITTRLARLNNMVTLYKVLGGGSK, encoded by the coding sequence ATGACACGCACGATAGCCAGACCGATTGCCCTGGCCGCCTTCCTCTTCCTGGGAGGGTGCGCCTCTATGGCACCCACATACACCAAGCCGGCCCCCCCGGTCGCGGGTAACTGGCCCGCCGGCCCCTCCTACAAGGCGGAACAGCCGGCGCAGAAGCCGCTGGCCGAGATCCCCTGGCAGGAGTTCTTCGTCGAGCCGCAGCTGCAGAAGCTCATCACGCTCGCCCTGGACAACAACCGTGACCTCAAGGTGGCGGTTTTGAACATGGACCGCTACCGCGCCCTGTACCAGATCAAGCGCGCCGACCTCCTTCCCACGGTCACCGGCGACGGCGCGGTTTCCGTCAGGAAAACCGCGGACGACCTGGCCCAGAACGGCAACGGCGGCGTCGGGCACTCCTACAACGTCTCGGTCGGGATCAGTTCCTACGAGCTCGACTTGTTCGGCAGGATCAGGAGCTTGAAAGACCAGGCCCTGGAACAGTACCTCGCCACCGAGCAGGCAAGGCGCAGCGTGCAGATCACCCTGGTCTCCCAGGTCGCCAACGCCTACCTGACCCTCGGCTCCGACCTGGAGCGTCTGCAGCTTGCCAAGGACACCCTGGCGAACCAGCAGGAGTCCTACCGGCTCAGCAAGAGCCGTTTCGAGGCGGGGGTCTCCTCGGCGCTGGACCTGCAGCAGGCCCAGACCAGCGTCGATTCCGCCCGGGTGGACATAGCCCGCTACACCACCCTGGTGGCGCAGGACCTGAACGCCCTGACCCTGGTGGTGGGTTCCGACGTCCCGCAGGATCTCATGCCCAAGTCGCTGACCGAGGCACTGACCGCGGTCAAGGACGTGGCGCCGGGGCTTCCCTCTGACGTGCTCCTCTCCCGCCCCGACATCCTGCAGGCCGAGTACAACCTGAAAGGGGCCAACGCCAACATCGGTGCGGCGCGCGCCGCCTTTTTCCCGCGCATCGCCCTGACCACCAGCGTCGGCTTTGGCAGCGACCAGCTCTCCGGCCTCTTCAAGGGAGGGAACCTCGCCTGGAGTTTCGCACCGAGCATCTCGGTCCCCATCTTCGAGGGGGGGCGCAACAAGGCGAACCTCGAAGTGGCCAAGGTGGACCGCGACATAGCCGTGGCCCAGTACGAAAAGGCGATCCAGATCGCCTTCCGCGAGGTGGCCGATGCCCTGGCCCAGCGCGGCACCATCGACGAGCAGGTGGCGGCGCAGCAGTCGCTCACCGGCGCCACCGCCGAGACCTTCCGCCTCTCCCAGGCCCGCTACCAGACCGGGATTGACAGTTACCTGAACGTCCTGGACGCGCAGCGTTCGCTGTACGTGGCCCAGCAGAACCTCATCACCACCCGCCTCGCGCGCCTGAACAACATGGTCACCCTCTACAAGGTGCTCGGGGGCGGCAGCAAATAA
- a CDS encoding ABC transporter permease — protein MRAANVLHLGVKELFSLLRDPVMLVLICYAFSLAIYAAATAMPETLHKAPIAIVDEDRSQLSTRITDAFYPPQFSPPSLITRQEMDARMDAGLDTFALSIPPDFQRDLLAGRGAEIQLNIDATRMSQAFTGNSHIQTIVANEITGFLRRHRPDSGQQVDLVLRSRFNPELNKSWFGAVMKIIDNITLLSIILTGAALIREREHGTVEHLLVMPITPFEIMMAKVWAMALVVLCATTASLYLVVEGALRVPVEGSVPLFLAGTALHLFATTSLGIFLGTVARSMPQFGLLTMLVLLPLQILSGGTTPRESMPAPVRGVMLAAPNTHFVMLAQAILYRGAGFDVVWPQFAALFVIGSVLFAISLSRFRKTIATMA, from the coding sequence ATGCGCGCCGCCAACGTCCTCCACCTGGGAGTCAAGGAACTCTTCAGCCTGTTGCGCGACCCGGTCATGCTGGTCCTGATCTGCTACGCCTTCTCGCTCGCCATTTACGCCGCCGCCACCGCCATGCCCGAGACCCTGCACAAGGCCCCTATCGCCATCGTGGACGAGGACCGCTCCCAGCTTTCCACCCGGATCACCGACGCCTTTTACCCGCCCCAGTTCTCCCCCCCATCCCTGATCACCAGGCAAGAGATGGACGCGAGGATGGATGCGGGACTCGACACCTTTGCCCTCTCGATTCCCCCCGATTTCCAGCGCGACCTCCTTGCCGGGCGCGGCGCCGAAATCCAGTTGAACATCGACGCCACCAGGATGAGCCAGGCCTTCACCGGCAACAGCCACATCCAGACCATCGTCGCCAACGAGATCACCGGCTTCCTGCGACGCCACCGCCCGGACTCGGGGCAGCAGGTCGACCTGGTCTTGAGGTCGCGCTTCAACCCTGAGCTGAACAAGTCCTGGTTTGGTGCGGTCATGAAGATCATCGACAACATCACCCTGCTATCCATCATCCTGACCGGCGCCGCCCTGATCCGCGAGCGGGAGCACGGCACCGTCGAGCACCTGCTGGTCATGCCCATCACCCCCTTCGAGATCATGATGGCCAAGGTCTGGGCCATGGCCCTCGTGGTGCTGTGCGCCACCACGGCCTCGCTGTACCTGGTGGTCGAAGGGGCGCTGCGGGTGCCGGTCGAGGGATCGGTGCCGCTGTTCCTGGCCGGGACCGCGCTGCACCTTTTCGCGACCACCTCCCTGGGCATCTTCCTCGGCACGGTCGCACGCAGCATGCCGCAGTTCGGCCTTTTGACCATGCTGGTATTGCTTCCCTTGCAGATCCTTTCCGGAGGTACCACGCCGCGCGAGAGCATGCCGGCGCCGGTGCGCGGCGTCATGCTCGCCGCCCCCAACACCCATTTCGTCATGCTTGCCCAGGCGATCCTTTACCGCGGCGCCGGGTTTGACGTGGTGTGGCCCCAGTTCGCGGCGCTCTTTGTGATCGGGAGCGTCCTCTTCGCCATCTCGCTGTCGCGTTTCCGCAAGACCATCGCGACCATGGCGTGA
- the rbbA gene encoding ribosome-associated ATPase/putative transporter RbbA: MTGGKGGCAVLVQGVTLRYGRTLALDDVTLTLPAGCMVGAIGPDGVGKSTLFSLVAGSRRMQAGRVEVLGGSMADPRHRRRVCPRIAYMPQGLGRNLYPTLSVFENVDFFARLFGHGRAERERRIGELLAATGLAPFASRPAGKLSGGMKQKLGLCCALIHDPDLLVLDEPTTGVDPLSRRQFWELIGRIRGRQSGMSVLVATAYMEEAARFDWLVALNAGRVLATGTPAELLEQTASRTLEEAFIALLPPAQRAGYRPVRIPEREGDLAAETAIEASGLTMRFGDFTAVDRVSFRIGKGEIFGFLGSNGCGKTTTMKMLTGLLPASEGEARLFGRPVDPDDLDTRRRVGYMTQSFSLYTELTVRQNLVLHARLFRLPKAAIPGRVADMARRFGLEAVMDFLPDALPLGVRQRLSLAVAMIHGPELLILDEPTSGVDPVARDGFWQIMVDLARRDQVTIFISTHFMNEAERCDRISLMHAGRVLVSDAPARLVRERGAATLEEAFIGYLEEACVEPAAQGGAFTEAKPQGTDLPVNRGEPGVQVGRSFSPRRLFSYAHREALELRRDPVRLCLALLGCVILMFVMGYGITMDVEDLTFAVLDRDQSALSRDYALNLAGSRYFKERPPLRDYAELDRRMRSSDISLAIEIPPGFARDLEHGRPVAIGAWIDGAMPSRAETVRGYVQGMHAHWLAALARQRISSPPPASPVSIQTRYRYNPDVKSLPAMVPAVIPLLLMMIPAIVTALSVVREKELGSIVNLYVTPVTRLEFLLGKQIPYLVLSMVSFLLLTLQAVFIFQVPLKGSLAALCLGGFLYVGAATGLGLVISTFMKSQIAALFGTALLTILPAVEFCGMLEPVRSLEGVGALIGRVYPTTYFLLIARGTFGKGLGFEELKLFFIPLALAAPLLLLLGTVLLKKQES, translated from the coding sequence GTGACCGGCGGCAAAGGCGGCTGCGCCGTACTCGTGCAGGGGGTAACGCTGCGCTACGGCAGGACCCTCGCGCTTGACGACGTCACCCTCACCTTGCCGGCCGGTTGCATGGTGGGGGCCATCGGCCCGGACGGGGTGGGGAAATCGACCCTGTTCTCCCTGGTGGCGGGCTCCCGCAGGATGCAGGCGGGAAGGGTGGAGGTCCTTGGCGGGAGCATGGCCGACCCCCGACACAGAAGGCGGGTCTGCCCGCGCATCGCGTACATGCCCCAGGGGCTCGGGCGCAACCTCTATCCGACCCTGTCGGTCTTCGAGAACGTGGACTTCTTCGCGCGCCTTTTCGGCCACGGCCGCGCCGAACGGGAGCGCCGCATCGGCGAACTCTTGGCCGCCACGGGACTCGCCCCCTTCGCCTCCCGTCCTGCCGGCAAGCTCTCCGGGGGGATGAAGCAAAAGCTCGGGCTTTGCTGCGCGCTGATTCACGATCCCGACCTCCTCGTCCTGGACGAACCGACCACCGGCGTCGACCCGCTGTCGCGGCGCCAGTTCTGGGAACTGATCGGCCGCATCCGCGGCCGGCAAAGCGGCATGAGCGTCCTCGTCGCCACCGCCTACATGGAGGAGGCCGCGCGCTTTGACTGGCTGGTGGCGCTGAACGCCGGGCGGGTGCTGGCGACCGGGACCCCGGCTGAACTTCTGGAACAGACCGCCAGCCGCACCCTTGAGGAGGCGTTCATCGCGCTCCTTCCCCCTGCCCAGCGCGCGGGGTACCGACCGGTGCGGATCCCGGAGCGGGAAGGGGACCTCGCCGCAGAAACCGCGATCGAGGCGTCGGGCCTCACCATGCGCTTTGGCGACTTCACCGCGGTGGACCGGGTCAGCTTCCGGATCGGGAAGGGGGAGATCTTCGGCTTCCTCGGCTCCAACGGCTGCGGCAAGACCACCACCATGAAGATGCTGACCGGCCTCCTCCCCGCAAGCGAGGGGGAGGCGAGGCTTTTCGGGCGCCCGGTCGATCCCGACGACCTCGACACCCGGCGCCGGGTCGGCTACATGACCCAGTCCTTTTCCCTCTACACCGAACTCACGGTGCGCCAGAACCTCGTACTCCACGCGCGCCTTTTCCGGCTCCCGAAAGCGGCGATACCCGGCCGCGTCGCCGATATGGCCCGGCGCTTCGGGCTCGAGGCGGTGATGGATTTCCTTCCCGATGCGCTTCCGCTCGGCGTGCGCCAGCGGCTTTCCCTGGCCGTCGCCATGATCCACGGCCCGGAACTGCTCATCCTCGACGAGCCGACCTCCGGGGTGGACCCGGTGGCGCGGGACGGCTTCTGGCAGATCATGGTGGACCTGGCCCGCCGCGACCAGGTCACCATCTTCATCTCCACCCACTTCATGAACGAAGCCGAGCGCTGCGACCGGATCTCCCTCATGCATGCAGGGCGGGTGCTGGTGAGCGACGCCCCGGCGCGGCTGGTGCGGGAGAGGGGAGCCGCAACCCTGGAGGAGGCGTTCATCGGCTACCTGGAAGAGGCCTGCGTGGAGCCCGCAGCACAAGGAGGCGCCTTCACCGAGGCAAAGCCGCAGGGGACGGATCTCCCGGTAAACCGGGGGGAACCCGGCGTCCAGGTCGGGCGCAGCTTCAGCCCGCGTCGCCTGTTCAGCTACGCGCACCGCGAGGCGCTGGAACTGCGCCGCGACCCGGTTCGCCTCTGCCTCGCCCTGCTTGGCTGCGTCATCCTCATGTTCGTCATGGGGTACGGCATCACCATGGACGTCGAGGACCTGACCTTCGCCGTCCTGGACCGGGACCAGAGCGCCCTGAGCCGCGACTACGCCTTGAACCTGGCCGGGTCGCGCTACTTCAAGGAGCGTCCCCCGTTAAGGGACTACGCGGAGCTGGACCGCCGCATGCGCTCGAGCGACATCTCCCTTGCCATCGAGATACCGCCGGGATTCGCCCGCGATCTCGAGCACGGCAGGCCGGTCGCCATCGGGGCCTGGATCGACGGCGCCATGCCCTCGCGCGCCGAGACCGTGCGCGGCTACGTCCAGGGGATGCACGCCCATTGGCTCGCTGCCCTGGCGCGGCAACGCATCAGTTCCCCGCCGCCGGCCTCCCCAGTCAGCATCCAGACCCGCTACCGCTACAATCCGGACGTGAAGAGCCTTCCTGCCATGGTTCCCGCCGTCATTCCGCTGCTTCTGATGATGATCCCGGCCATCGTCACCGCACTTTCCGTGGTGCGCGAGAAGGAGCTCGGCTCCATCGTGAACCTCTACGTGACCCCGGTGACCAGGCTGGAGTTTCTGCTCGGCAAGCAGATCCCCTACCTGGTCCTCTCCATGGTGAGCTTTTTGCTGCTCACCCTCCAGGCGGTCTTCATCTTCCAGGTCCCCCTGAAGGGGAGCCTCGCCGCCCTCTGCCTCGGCGGATTTTTGTACGTTGGGGCCGCCACCGGCCTCGGCCTGGTCATCTCCACCTTCATGAAGAGCCAGATCGCCGCGCTCTTCGGGACGGCGCTTTTGACCATACTCCCGGCCGTCGAGTTCTGCGGCATGCTGGAGCCGGTCCGCTCGCTGGAAGGGGTGGGGGCCCTGATCGGGCGCGTCTACCCGACCACCTACTTCCTCCTGATTGCCCGCGGCACCTTCGGCAAGGGGCTCGGGTTCGAGGAGCTGAAGCTGTTTTTCATCCCCCTTGCGCTGGCCGCGCCGCTTCTTCTTTTATTGGGAACGGTCCTGCTCAAGAAGCAGGAGTCCTGA
- a CDS encoding alpha/beta fold hydrolase gives MKRLLALALLLLSFIAAAPAAAAPPQSYFYPFVNPYEATVMELPKEFEVRLPDKVPIYEFVVRPFPKREIPEVFWYENGLICSLVYQDHKAPLVFLVAGSGSRFDVPRMLKLQKVLYQAGFHVISVTSPTHMDFVVNAARGLPGIATDDAKDLYRVMDLAYQKVRDRVDVSHFMLAGYSLGGFDAAFVARLDDQEHRFNFKRVLLINPPICLYDSVSALDRLLVDNVPGGMDNFDNWFRGVFSQTMQLAEAWEPGGLSGESMYRTYKRMQPSESNLAALIGLTARMNAADMIFTADVMNGGGYIVPRNVRLTSTTSLTRYAIVAYKTSFVDYFEQWLLPHYQKMEPGLTREDLLRRETLRALEGYLKGSNKFGLIHNEDDIILVSGDIEYLERVFGDRAWIFPSGGHMGNMFHPDVVSAITGFLKGKEE, from the coding sequence ATGAAACGTTTATTGGCGCTGGCTCTGCTGCTTCTTTCCTTCATCGCCGCCGCACCTGCCGCCGCGGCGCCTCCGCAATCCTACTTCTACCCCTTCGTGAACCCCTACGAGGCGACGGTGATGGAGCTCCCGAAGGAATTCGAGGTCAGGCTCCCCGACAAGGTCCCGATCTACGAGTTCGTGGTCCGCCCTTTCCCGAAGCGGGAGATCCCCGAGGTCTTCTGGTACGAAAACGGGCTGATCTGTTCCCTGGTGTACCAGGATCACAAGGCCCCCCTGGTCTTTCTCGTCGCGGGCTCCGGTTCCCGTTTCGACGTGCCGCGCATGTTGAAGTTGCAGAAAGTGTTGTATCAGGCTGGCTTCCATGTCATTTCGGTCACGTCGCCGACCCACATGGATTTCGTGGTGAATGCCGCCCGCGGCCTCCCCGGCATCGCCACCGATGACGCCAAGGACCTGTACCGGGTGATGGATCTCGCCTACCAGAAGGTTCGTGACCGGGTCGATGTCTCCCATTTCATGCTCGCCGGTTACAGCCTGGGGGGCTTCGATGCCGCCTTCGTCGCCAGACTCGACGACCAGGAACATCGCTTCAACTTTAAGCGCGTGCTCCTGATCAACCCGCCGATCTGCCTGTACGATTCCGTCTCGGCACTGGACCGGTTGCTGGTTGATAACGTTCCCGGGGGCATGGACAATTTCGACAACTGGTTCCGCGGCGTTTTCAGCCAAACGATGCAGCTTGCCGAGGCCTGGGAGCCTGGCGGCCTGAGCGGCGAATCGATGTACCGCACCTACAAGCGGATGCAGCCCAGCGAAAGCAACCTGGCGGCGTTGATCGGTCTCACCGCTCGCATGAATGCTGCCGACATGATCTTCACAGCGGACGTCATGAACGGCGGCGGCTACATCGTGCCCAGAAACGTACGCCTCACCTCGACGACCTCGCTCACCCGCTATGCCATCGTCGCCTACAAGACCAGCTTCGTCGACTACTTCGAACAGTGGCTTTTACCGCACTACCAGAAGATGGAGCCGGGGCTTACCCGCGAGGACCTGCTGCGGCGGGAAACCCTGCGGGCGCTCGAAGGGTACCTGAAGGGGTCCAACAAATTCGGGCTCATCCACAACGAGGACGACATCATCCTGGTCTCCGGGGACATCGAGTACCTCGAGCGGGTCTTCGGCGACCGCGCCTGGATCTTCCCCAGCGGCGGGCACATGGGCAACATGTTCCACCCCGACGTCGTCTCCGCCATCACCGGCTTTCTCAAAGGGAAGGAGGAGTGA
- a CDS encoding HlyD family secretion protein — protein sequence MRGVGNRRILIAAAVVLMLLGLILWQQFGRRNVDDGIVSGNGRIEAVEIDVGPKSPGRVREILVREGDFVRSGETVALMDSEVLEAQHREAQAQLVKARNAVLTSKSEMTQRASEKAAAQAVVAQREAELALAGKRVTRSTTLAREGATSQQEADDDLARLASARASTAAARAQEAAAEAAVATARQKVLGEVSNVAAVGATVQRIEADMRDARLKSPRDGRVQYRVAQPGEVVAAGGRVLSLVDLSDVYMTFFLPTAAAGRVPLGTEVRIVLDAAPRYVIPARVSFVSDVAQFTPKTVETASEREKLMFRVRAQLPVELLKKHITQVKTGLPGMAYVRLDGNRPWPAHLEKVVR from the coding sequence ATGAGAGGGGTGGGAAACAGGAGGATCCTGATCGCGGCGGCGGTCGTTTTGATGTTGCTCGGCCTGATTCTTTGGCAGCAGTTCGGCCGGCGCAACGTGGACGATGGGATCGTGAGCGGCAACGGCCGCATCGAAGCGGTCGAGATCGATGTCGGTCCCAAGAGCCCGGGGCGGGTGAGGGAGATCCTGGTCCGCGAGGGGGATTTCGTCAGAAGCGGAGAGACGGTGGCGCTTATGGACTCCGAGGTGCTGGAGGCGCAGCACCGGGAGGCGCAGGCCCAACTGGTCAAGGCGCGCAACGCGGTGCTCACCTCCAAAAGCGAGATGACCCAGCGCGCCAGTGAGAAGGCTGCGGCACAGGCCGTCGTGGCGCAGCGGGAGGCGGAACTGGCCCTGGCCGGCAAAAGGGTGACCCGCTCCACCACCCTTGCGCGCGAGGGGGCCACGTCCCAGCAGGAGGCCGACGACGACCTGGCCCGCCTGGCGAGCGCCCGGGCTTCGACGGCGGCGGCGCGGGCCCAGGAGGCGGCGGCCGAGGCCGCCGTGGCCACGGCGCGGCAAAAGGTGCTGGGGGAGGTCTCCAACGTGGCCGCTGTGGGCGCGACGGTGCAGCGCATCGAGGCCGACATGAGGGACGCCCGACTCAAATCCCCGCGGGACGGCCGGGTGCAGTACCGCGTGGCCCAGCCGGGCGAGGTGGTGGCCGCTGGCGGGCGGGTGCTGAGCCTGGTCGACTTGAGTGACGTCTACATGACCTTTTTCCTCCCGACCGCCGCGGCGGGGAGGGTTCCCCTCGGCACCGAGGTGCGGATCGTCCTCGATGCCGCTCCACGGTACGTCATTCCGGCCCGGGTCTCATTCGTTTCCGACGTCGCCCAGTTCACCCCGAAAACGGTCGAGACGGCGAGCGAGCGCGAAAAGCTCATGTTCAGGGTGAGGGCCCAGCTCCCTGTGGAACTCCTCAAAAAGCACATCACCCAGGTGAAGACCGGTCTGCCCGGCATGGCCTACGTCCGCCTCGATGGCAACCGGCCCTGGCCGGCGCATCTTGAGAAGGTGGTCCGGTGA